The following coding sequences lie in one Polyangiaceae bacterium genomic window:
- the thrS gene encoding threonine--tRNA ligase, with protein MHDFVPPGLHRSETMQKNDHRVLGKRLDLFHFQDEAPGMAFWHPRGFALLRCLEEAVRELLAADGYQEVRTPQLLRRSIWEASGHWQHFYAGMFRVEEDPLEAALKPVSCPGHIGIAAQRAPSYRQLPLRFAELGVVHRDEPSGTLHGLMRLRQFTQDDGHVFCRPDQVRAEVDRFVAGMVGFYRAFGFEHIALGLSLRPDERVGSDEQWDQAEAVLRDVLVQRGMAFQEQPGQGAFYGPKIEVALRDREGRGWQCGTIQVDFAMPERFGLDYVDAEGLRRPVAMLHRAMYGSLERFLGILLEHYGARLPAWLAPVQVRVIPVSEHHAASAAELARALGAARLRAELDDRNESVSRRIVQAEHDAAAHVLVLGDRELEQDSVAWRRHSGNEAVARTSIVDDLAKACRAPHFAATAADAR; from the coding sequence GTGCATGACTTCGTTCCGCCTGGGCTTCATCGGAGCGAGACAATGCAAAAGAACGATCATCGAGTATTGGGCAAACGCCTGGATCTATTTCACTTTCAGGACGAGGCGCCGGGCATGGCCTTTTGGCATCCGCGCGGCTTTGCGCTGCTGCGCTGCTTGGAAGAAGCCGTGCGCGAGCTCCTCGCCGCAGATGGCTACCAAGAAGTGAGAACACCGCAGCTGCTGCGGCGCTCCATCTGGGAAGCCAGCGGGCACTGGCAACACTTCTACGCGGGCATGTTCCGCGTGGAGGAAGACCCGCTGGAAGCCGCGCTGAAGCCCGTGAGCTGCCCGGGCCACATCGGCATCGCGGCTCAGCGCGCGCCTTCCTATCGCCAACTTCCGCTGCGCTTTGCGGAGCTCGGTGTGGTGCATCGCGACGAGCCCAGTGGAACTCTTCACGGGTTGATGCGACTGCGTCAGTTCACACAGGACGATGGCCACGTCTTCTGTCGTCCCGACCAAGTGCGGGCCGAGGTGGATCGCTTCGTCGCGGGCATGGTCGGCTTCTACCGCGCCTTCGGCTTCGAGCACATTGCGCTGGGGCTTTCGCTGCGCCCGGACGAGCGCGTCGGCTCCGACGAGCAATGGGACCAGGCCGAGGCAGTGCTTCGTGACGTACTCGTGCAGCGCGGCATGGCGTTTCAAGAGCAACCCGGACAAGGTGCGTTCTACGGACCGAAGATCGAGGTCGCGCTGCGTGATCGCGAAGGCCGCGGCTGGCAGTGCGGCACAATCCAGGTCGACTTTGCGATGCCGGAGCGCTTCGGGCTCGACTACGTCGACGCCGAAGGTCTGCGACGCCCCGTGGCGATGCTGCATCGCGCGATGTACGGAAGCCTCGAGCGCTTCCTGGGCATCCTGCTCGAGCACTACGGCGCACGGTTGCCCGCGTGGCTTGCACCCGTGCAAGTGCGCGTCATTCCGGTGTCGGAGCACCACGCCGCCTCGGCGGCGGAACTGGCTCGCGCGCTCGGGGCTGCGCGTCTGCGAGCAGAGCTCGACGACCGCAACGAATCCGTCAGTCGACGCATCGTTCAGGCCGAACACGACGCGGCCGCTCACGTCCTGGTCCTGGGCGACCGCGAACTGGAGCAAGACAGCGTCGCCTGGCGCCGCCACTCAGGAAACGAGGCGGTCGCGCGCACCAGCATCGTCGACGATCTGGCGAAGGCCTGCCGCGCGCCGCACTTCGCCGCCACGGCGGCGGACGCGCGTTGA